In a genomic window of Microcebus murinus isolate Inina chromosome 17, M.murinus_Inina_mat1.0, whole genome shotgun sequence:
- the TPGS2 gene encoding tubulin polyglutamylase complex subunit 2 isoform X1, with amino-acid sequence MMPEDLKNFYLMTNGFHMTWNVKLDDHTIPLGIMAINSISKLTQLNQSSMYSLPNAPTLADLEDDIHEAGEDQPEKPHFDSRSVIFELDSCSGNGKVCLVYKTGKPALAQDTEIWFLDRALYWHFLTDTFTAYYRLLITHLGLPQWQYAFTSYGISPQAKQWFSMYKPITYNTNLLTEETDSFVNKLDPSKVFKSKNKILIPKKKGPVQPVGGQKGLSGPPAPSTSKSSSGSGNPVRK; translated from the exons ATGATGCCTGAGGATTTGAAGAACTTTTACCTGATGACCAATGGCTTCCACATGACATGGAATGTGAAGCTAGATG ACCACACCATTCCACTGGGCATCATGGCAATTAACAGCATCTCAAAACTGACTCAACTCAACCAGTCTTCCATGTATTCACTTCCTAATGCACCAACTCTGGCAGACCTGGAGGACGATATACATGAAG CCGGTGAGGACCAACCAGAGAAGCCTCACTTCGACTCTCGCAGTGTAATATTTGAGCTGGATTCATGCAGTGGGAATGGGAAAGTTTGTCTTGTCTACAAAACTGGAAAACCAG CATTAGCACAAGACACAGAGATCTGGTTCCTAGACAGAGCATTATACTGGCATTTTCTCACAGACACCTTTACTGCCTATTATCGCCTGCTGATCACCCACCTGGGCCTACCCCAGTGGCAGTATGCCTTCACCAGCTATGGCATTAGCCCACAGGCCAAG CAATGGTTCAGCATGTATAAACCCATCACCTACAACACAAACCTGCTCACAGAAGAGACCGATTCCTTTGTGAACAAGCTGGATCCCAGCAAAGTTTttaagagcaagaacaagatcttAATCCCAAAAAAAAAAGGGCCTGTGCAGCCTGTGGGTGGCCAGAAAGGGCTCTCAGGTCCCCCTGCTCCCTCCACTTCTAAATCATCCTCTGGCTCTGGAAACCCTGTCCGGAAATGA